In Quadrisphaera sp. DSM 44207, one DNA window encodes the following:
- a CDS encoding helix-turn-helix domain-containing protein: MTARDPERPLFANAKVTPRSREASQNGRSRVGSGQVRFVRRLVAERRIRHAKVGRYIRFDRQDLDAFLAAGVREPVER, encoded by the coding sequence GTGACCGCCAGAGACCCGGAACGACCCCTGTTCGCCAACGCCAAGGTCACGCCGAGGTCACGCGAGGCGTCGCAAAACGGCAGGTCACGGGTCGGTTCCGGACAGGTGCGCTTCGTCCGTCGGCTCGTCGCCGAGCGCCGCATCCGCCACGCCAAGGTCGGGCGGTACATCCGCTTCGACCGCCAGGACCTCGACGCGTTCCTGGCCGCCGGCGTCCGCGAACCCGTTGAACGATGA
- a CDS encoding tyrosine-type recombinase/integrase — translation MGAYAHDYLRRADLRESTQALYAATWRLHLSERWADVPVGQVTPHLVRTWHEEAARSIRPTALVHAYRLLRALLAVAVDDEAIAVNPARLRGAGTARSARASRSLTAEEVSALADAVPPRYRALVLVMAYGALRFGEATALRRCDVSADGSLVTVERSVRSVGGRQIVGPPKTDAGRRAVALPPTLARTLARHLEEHVGQGPDALVFSTGTGGYLARSGWTVMFQRAVSACGLPPVRSHELRHTGATLAAATGATTEELMARLGHASSAAALLYQHAASHRDAEIASALDALLDGSSRTRRNPR, via the coding sequence GTGGGTGCCTACGCGCACGACTACCTGCGACGAGCGGACCTGCGGGAGTCCACGCAGGCGCTGTACGCCGCGACGTGGCGGCTGCACTTGTCCGAGCGGTGGGCCGACGTCCCCGTCGGGCAAGTGACGCCGCACCTGGTGCGCACCTGGCACGAGGAGGCCGCCCGCAGCATCCGCCCCACGGCGCTGGTGCACGCCTACCGGCTGCTGCGGGCGCTTCTCGCCGTCGCCGTCGACGACGAGGCGATCGCCGTCAACCCCGCGCGGCTGCGCGGTGCAGGGACGGCCCGGTCGGCGCGGGCGTCGCGATCCTTGACCGCCGAGGAAGTGAGTGCCCTCGCGGACGCCGTCCCGCCGCGCTACCGGGCGCTCGTGCTCGTGATGGCGTACGGGGCCCTCCGGTTCGGCGAAGCGACGGCGCTGCGACGGTGCGACGTCAGCGCGGACGGCAGCCTCGTCACCGTGGAGCGCTCCGTCCGCTCGGTCGGCGGCCGGCAGATCGTCGGTCCGCCGAAGACGGACGCCGGCCGGCGCGCCGTCGCCCTCCCGCCGACCCTCGCCCGGACGCTTGCCCGACACCTCGAGGAGCACGTCGGTCAGGGGCCGGACGCCTTGGTCTTCAGCACCGGGACCGGTGGCTACCTGGCGCGGAGCGGCTGGACGGTGATGTTCCAGCGCGCCGTCTCGGCTTGCGGACTGCCGCCGGTGCGCTCGCACGAGCTGCGGCACACCGGCGCCACGCTGGCGGCCGCCACGGGGGCGACCACCGAAGAGCTCATGGCGCGCCTGGGTCACGCCTCCTCCGCTGCGGCGCTGCTGTACCAGCACGCCGCCAGCCACCGCGACGCCGAGATCGCCAGCGCGCTCGACGCACTGCTCGACGGGTCGAGCCGAACCCGCCGGAATCCGAGGTGA
- a CDS encoding type II toxin-antitoxin system death-on-curing family toxin, whose product MIYLTAAELLHVAERATGASVQVRDHGLLAAAAARPQVTVQGEDAYHDLSQKAAALMHSLARNHPLVDGDKRLALGGCIAFLGINGYRLTLSNDEAYDLTMAIAAGELDEVHDIARRIRGAIVER is encoded by the coding sequence GTGATCTACTTGACCGCCGCGGAGCTGCTTCACGTGGCAGAGCGGGCCACGGGCGCTTCGGTGCAGGTCCGTGACCACGGGCTGCTGGCCGCCGCGGCCGCTCGGCCGCAAGTCACGGTCCAGGGCGAGGACGCCTATCACGACCTCTCCCAGAAGGCCGCTGCACTGATGCACTCCCTCGCCCGCAACCACCCCCTGGTCGACGGCGACAAGCGGCTCGCCCTTGGGGGTTGCATCGCGTTCCTCGGCATCAACGGCTACCGGCTCACCCTCAGCAACGACGAGGCGTACGACCTCACGATGGCCATCGCGGCCGGTGAACTCGACGAGGTCCACGACATCGCCCGGCGGATCCGCGGCGCCATCGTCGAGCGGTGA
- a CDS encoding ribbon-helix-helix protein, CopG family — MTLRLSDDETEALRRRAELESRSMQDVVRHAVREYIESHSRAELLDQVLDSELPRYAEALERLGR, encoded by the coding sequence ATGACTTTGCGCCTCAGTGACGACGAGACCGAGGCCCTGCGCCGCCGCGCGGAACTGGAGTCCAGGTCCATGCAGGACGTCGTGCGCCATGCGGTGCGCGAGTACATCGAGAGCCACAGTCGCGCTGAGCTCCTCGACCAGGTGTTGGACTCCGAGTTGCCGCGGTACGCCGAGGCGCTGGAGCGGCTCGGTCGGTGA
- a CDS encoding YlcI/YnfO family protein, translating to MPVRLPEALLRQVRERAAADDRSLSQWIRRAVEHEIARTS from the coding sequence GTGCCGGTCCGTCTTCCCGAGGCCCTCCTGCGGCAGGTGCGTGAGCGGGCCGCCGCCGACGACCGCTCCCTGTCGCAGTGGATCCGGCGAGCCGTCGAGCACGAGATCGCCCGCACGAGCTGA
- a CDS encoding GAF and ANTAR domain-containing protein: MSQDRTSARQDDAGVASAGASGADPVSPELAEALARMSGLLLAHETVQTAVGLVTALIARTLPRTAGAGVTLVDDRGKRTAAATDPVVEAADALQYELDQGPCLSAWRYGQLVRIDDVEHDGRWPAWAAAVSPAGVRSVLSAPLVAGGQRLGALKAYSTATGAYTEADEAVLRLFAEQASVLLANVASHESVQRTAEQLKEALSSRDVIGQAKGVLIAQGAPDEDAAFTMLSSASQRSNTKLVEVARELVASVIGRRRNTHDL, from the coding sequence ATGAGTCAGGACCGCACCAGCGCCCGGCAGGACGACGCCGGGGTGGCGAGCGCCGGAGCGAGCGGGGCCGACCCGGTCAGCCCCGAGCTGGCCGAGGCGCTGGCGCGCATGTCGGGGCTCCTGCTCGCCCACGAGACGGTGCAGACCGCCGTCGGCCTGGTGACCGCCCTGATCGCCCGGACCCTCCCGAGGACCGCAGGGGCCGGCGTGACGCTCGTCGACGACAGGGGCAAGCGGACCGCGGCGGCCACCGACCCGGTGGTCGAAGCCGCCGACGCCCTGCAGTACGAGCTGGACCAGGGGCCGTGCCTGAGCGCCTGGCGGTACGGGCAGCTGGTCCGCATCGACGACGTCGAGCACGACGGGCGCTGGCCCGCCTGGGCCGCCGCGGTCTCACCGGCGGGAGTGCGCTCGGTGCTCAGCGCCCCGCTGGTCGCGGGCGGTCAGCGCCTCGGCGCGCTCAAGGCCTACTCCACCGCGACGGGGGCCTACACCGAGGCCGACGAGGCGGTCCTGCGGCTGTTCGCCGAGCAGGCGTCGGTGCTGCTGGCCAACGTCGCCTCCCACGAGAGCGTCCAGCGCACCGCCGAGCAGCTGAAGGAGGCGCTGAGTTCCCGGGACGTCATCGGGCAGGCCAAGGGGGTGCTCATCGCCCAGGGAGCACCCGATGAGGACGCCGCGTTCACGATGCTGTCCAGCGCCTCCCAGCGCTCGAACACCAAGCTGGTCGAGGTGGCCCGCGAGCTGGTGGCCTCGGTGATCGGCCGGCGCCGGAACACCCACGACCTGTGA
- a CDS encoding Crp/Fnr family transcriptional regulator, with translation MDDRGADGRRNRLLAALPEPVYQRCTERLEPVELGVRQLLFEAEEPIQDVYFPLTAVASLVIAMSDGATVEVATVGSEGVVGLPVFLGAQSLPMRSFAQVPGRALRMDAETFRDVLADTDGPFTVVLQRYTQTIVSQMAQNVACNRLHSIEQRACRWLLMTADRVDGPRFALTQEFLAHMLGVRRASVTEVAGRLAHSGSITYSRGVVTVLDRDQLAAGSCECYGVIRDVLERMLGDPGSAADGHERGPVPTPR, from the coding sequence GTGGACGATCGCGGCGCGGACGGGCGCCGCAACCGGCTCCTGGCCGCCCTGCCCGAGCCGGTGTACCAGCGGTGCACCGAGCGGCTGGAGCCGGTCGAGCTCGGCGTGCGCCAGCTGCTCTTCGAGGCCGAGGAGCCGATCCAGGACGTGTACTTCCCGCTCACCGCGGTCGCGTCGCTGGTGATCGCCATGAGCGACGGGGCCACGGTCGAGGTCGCCACGGTGGGCAGCGAGGGCGTGGTCGGGCTGCCGGTCTTCCTCGGCGCGCAGAGCCTGCCGATGAGGTCCTTCGCCCAGGTGCCCGGACGGGCGCTGCGCATGGACGCCGAGACCTTCCGCGACGTGCTGGCCGACACCGACGGACCCTTCACCGTCGTCCTGCAGCGCTACACCCAGACGATCGTCAGCCAGATGGCGCAGAACGTGGCGTGCAACCGGCTGCACTCGATCGAGCAGCGGGCCTGCCGCTGGCTGCTGATGACCGCCGACCGGGTCGACGGCCCCCGGTTCGCCCTCACGCAGGAGTTCCTGGCCCACATGCTCGGGGTCCGCCGGGCCAGCGTCACCGAGGTCGCCGGGCGCCTGGCGCACAGCGGGTCCATCACCTACTCCCGCGGCGTGGTGACCGTGCTGGACCGGGACCAGCTGGCTGCTGGCAGCTGCGAGTGCTACGGCGTCATCCGCGACGTCCTGGAGCGGATGCTCGGCGACCCCGGGTCCGCCGCGGACGGGCACGAGCGGGGCCCCGTGCCCACCCCGCGGTAG
- a CDS encoding cation-translocating P-type ATPase gives MSSATNSTPPAASAGGDEVELAITGMTCASCAARVEKRLNRLDGVSATVNYATEKAKVTCADGVSREDLVAAVERAGYTASLLQPPRAEDAAAGAQAAEDAPVRSLRRRVLVCTALGVPVIALAMVPALRSASWQWLSLVLAAPVVVWGAWPFHRAAWTNLRHGTATMDTLVSLGVTAAFGWSLYALLLGGAGVPGVRTPSSPSGSGGHGAEVYLEVAAAVTVFVLAGRYVEARSRRRAGAALRALLEMGAKEVSVLREGREQRVPVGSLAAGDLFVVRPGEKVATDGVVTEGSSAVDASMLTGESVPVEVAPGDAVVGATVNAGGRIVVRATRIGSDTQLARTARLVEDAQNGKAEVQRLADRVSGVFVPVVIALAVAALGFWILAGAGVEAAFTAAVAVLIIACPCALGLATPTALLVGTGRGAQLGILLKGPEVLETTRRIDTVVLDKTGTVTTGRMTLLDVVPAEGEDAEEVLRLAGALEDASEHPIAQAVARAATERVGALPRVEGFGNVEGRGVRGVVAVDGGRRAVVVGRAALLADRSQHLTPELAAAAAAAEAEGRTAVAVGWDGRARGVLVVADAVKDTSAEAVRQLRDLGLTPVLLTGDNETVARSVAAQVGIDEVIAGVLPQGKVDVVERLQAQGRTVAVVGDGVNDAAALAQADLGLAMGTGTDVAIEASDLTLVRGDLRAAADAIRLARRTLGTIKGNLFWAFAYNVAALPLAAAGLLDPMIAGAAMAFSSVFVVSNSLRLRRFEPLASDRAAGAAPGTPSRSVAAAGS, from the coding sequence GTGAGCTCCGCGACGAACAGCACCCCCCCTGCGGCGTCCGCCGGCGGGGACGAGGTCGAGCTCGCGATCACCGGCATGACGTGCGCCTCCTGCGCCGCGCGCGTCGAGAAGCGGCTGAACCGTCTCGACGGGGTCAGCGCGACCGTCAACTACGCCACCGAGAAGGCGAAGGTCACCTGCGCCGACGGAGTGTCCCGCGAGGACCTGGTGGCGGCGGTGGAGAGGGCCGGTTACACCGCTTCCCTGCTCCAGCCGCCTCGGGCGGAGGACGCGGCGGCCGGCGCGCAGGCCGCCGAGGACGCGCCGGTGCGCAGCCTGCGCCGGCGCGTGCTCGTCTGCACGGCGCTGGGCGTGCCGGTGATCGCTCTGGCGATGGTCCCGGCGCTGCGGTCCGCCTCCTGGCAGTGGCTCTCGCTGGTCCTGGCCGCTCCCGTGGTGGTCTGGGGCGCCTGGCCCTTCCACAGGGCGGCGTGGACCAACCTGCGCCACGGCACCGCGACCATGGACACCCTGGTCAGCCTCGGGGTGACCGCCGCCTTCGGCTGGTCCCTGTACGCCCTCCTCCTCGGCGGCGCGGGGGTGCCGGGCGTGCGGACGCCCTCCTCCCCCAGCGGCTCCGGAGGCCACGGAGCGGAGGTCTACCTCGAGGTCGCCGCCGCGGTCACCGTCTTCGTCCTCGCCGGCCGGTACGTCGAGGCCCGCTCCAGGCGGCGCGCCGGCGCCGCGCTGCGCGCCCTGCTGGAGATGGGCGCCAAGGAGGTCTCCGTCCTGCGCGAGGGCCGCGAGCAGCGCGTCCCCGTCGGCTCCCTCGCCGCAGGCGACCTGTTCGTCGTCCGACCGGGGGAGAAGGTCGCCACCGACGGCGTCGTCACGGAGGGCTCCTCGGCCGTGGACGCCTCGATGCTGACCGGGGAGTCGGTGCCGGTCGAGGTCGCTCCCGGCGACGCCGTGGTCGGCGCCACCGTCAACGCCGGTGGCCGGATCGTCGTCCGGGCCACCCGGATCGGCTCGGACACCCAGCTGGCCCGGACGGCGCGGCTGGTCGAGGACGCCCAGAACGGCAAGGCGGAGGTCCAGCGCCTCGCCGACCGGGTCTCGGGCGTCTTCGTCCCGGTCGTCATCGCCCTGGCGGTGGCCGCGCTCGGGTTCTGGATCCTCGCCGGCGCGGGGGTGGAGGCCGCCTTCACCGCCGCGGTCGCCGTGCTGATCATCGCCTGCCCGTGCGCCCTGGGCCTGGCCACCCCGACCGCCCTTCTGGTCGGCACCGGGCGAGGCGCCCAGCTCGGCATCCTCCTCAAGGGCCCGGAGGTGCTGGAGACCACCCGGCGCATCGACACCGTGGTCCTGGACAAGACCGGCACCGTCACCACCGGGCGGATGACTCTGCTCGACGTCGTCCCCGCCGAGGGCGAGGACGCCGAGGAGGTGCTGCGCCTGGCGGGTGCGCTGGAGGACGCCTCCGAGCACCCGATCGCGCAGGCGGTCGCCCGGGCCGCGACCGAGCGGGTCGGCGCGCTGCCGCGGGTCGAGGGCTTCGGCAACGTCGAGGGCCGGGGCGTGCGGGGCGTCGTCGCGGTGGACGGCGGGCGCCGCGCCGTGGTCGTCGGCCGCGCCGCGCTGCTGGCCGACCGGTCCCAGCACCTGACCCCCGAGCTGGCCGCGGCCGCGGCCGCCGCCGAGGCCGAGGGCAGGACCGCGGTCGCGGTCGGCTGGGACGGGCGGGCGCGCGGGGTGCTCGTGGTCGCCGACGCGGTCAAGGACACCTCCGCCGAGGCGGTCCGGCAGCTGCGCGACCTGGGTCTGACCCCGGTGCTCCTGACGGGCGACAACGAGACCGTCGCCCGGTCGGTGGCCGCGCAGGTGGGCATCGACGAGGTGATCGCCGGGGTCCTGCCGCAGGGCAAGGTCGACGTCGTCGAGCGCCTGCAGGCGCAGGGCAGGACGGTGGCCGTCGTCGGCGACGGGGTCAACGACGCCGCGGCGCTGGCGCAGGCCGACCTCGGCCTGGCGATGGGCACCGGCACCGACGTCGCCATCGAGGCCAGCGACCTGACGCTCGTGCGCGGTGACCTGCGGGCCGCGGCGGACGCCATCCGCCTGGCGCGCCGCACCCTGGGCACCATCAAGGGCAACCTGTTCTGGGCGTTCGCCTACAACGTCGCGGCCCTGCCGCTGGCGGCCGCGGGGCTGCTCGACCCGATGATCGCCGGTGCCGCGATGGCGTTCTCGTCGGTCTTCGTGGTCTCCAACAGCCTGCGGCTGCGCCGCTTCGAGCCGCTGGCGTCGGACCGGGCCGCCGGCGCCGCCCCGGGCACCCCGAGCCGCTCCGTCGCCGCTGCAGGTTCCTGA
- a CDS encoding heavy-metal-associated domain-containing protein yields the protein MSTSTYTVVGMTCGHCASSVTEEVSAVPGVTGVDVDLATGGLTVTGDAPVDAAAVRAAVEEAGYEVAGA from the coding sequence ATGAGCACCAGCACCTACACCGTCGTCGGCATGACCTGCGGCCACTGCGCGAGCTCGGTGACCGAGGAGGTCAGCGCCGTCCCCGGCGTCACCGGCGTCGACGTCGACCTGGCCACCGGTGGGCTGACCGTCACCGGCGACGCCCCCGTCGACGCCGCCGCCGTGCGGGCCGCGGTGGAGGAGGCCGGCTACGAGGTGGCCGGCGCGTAG
- a CDS encoding metal-sensitive transcriptional regulator: protein MAASDGASDGASDEADDVAGDVAGDVAGAHGYLHRKDDHLKRLRRIEGQARGLQRMVEQEEYCIDILTQVSAMTKALQSVALGLLEEHLGHCVVQAAATGGPEAEEKVKEASAAIARLVRS, encoded by the coding sequence ATGGCGGCCAGCGACGGGGCCAGCGATGGGGCCAGTGACGAGGCCGATGACGTGGCCGGTGACGTGGCCGGTGACGTGGCCGGTGCGCACGGCTACCTCCACCGCAAGGACGACCACCTCAAGCGGCTGCGCCGCATCGAGGGCCAGGCGCGCGGGCTGCAGCGGATGGTGGAGCAGGAGGAGTACTGCATCGACATCCTCACCCAGGTCTCGGCGATGACGAAGGCCCTGCAGTCCGTCGCCCTGGGCCTGCTCGAGGAGCACCTGGGCCACTGCGTGGTCCAGGCGGCCGCCACCGGCGGCCCGGAGGCCGAGGAGAAGGTCAAGGAGGCCTCCGCGGCCATCGCCCGCCTCGTGCGCTCCTGA
- a CDS encoding phosphotransferase — protein MPGTVRARGRRSRHDCGERGAAAPGEPGTARAPLARRPPARARCPPCWRRDAPERVRGRRRQVARRPVAAHRAELRRARRRRCRPGVALSQDRGRPHPAGAGPGTPGAGPRSGPAGSGGPRRGRGRARRASAPAAAVRARRRRARRGAAGRAGGAPPGRGPRAAARAPPAGTAADRLRARGRVGAALAGPGREDRAPRAAAAGGAGRAAGAIGALRAAAAARRAPIALVHGDLGGEDVRVDATDGHLCGVLDWDGCGPGDPAVDLAALRTSLPAPVFARLARRLGARARDLARAGAYAATFALQEALLDAERDDPAPA, from the coding sequence GTGCCCGGCACGGTCCGCGCCCGCGGGAGGCGCTCGCGGCACGACTGCGGGGAGCGTGGCGCCGCGGCGCCGGGAGAGCCAGGTACTGCCAGGGCACCCCTCGCGCGGCGCCCGCCCGCCCGGGCCCGCTGCCCGCCGTGCTGGAGGCGTGACGCGCCTGAGCGAGTGCGCGGCCGCCGTCGGCAGGTCGCCCGCCGGCCTGTCGCTGCACACCGGGCAGAGCTGCGACGTGCTCGTCGACGCCGCTGCCGGCCTGGTGTGGCGCTTTCCCAGGACCGCGGCCGCCCGCACCCGGCTGGCGCAGGACCGGGAACGCCTGGAGCGGGCCCGCGCTCGGGGCCTGCCGGCTCCGGAGGTCCTCGGCGCGGACGTGGACGGGCGCGGCGGGCGAGCGCACCTGCTGCTGCGGTTCGTGCCCGGCGTCGGCGTGCACGCCGCGGCGCGGCTGGGCGAGCCGGCGGTGCACCGCCTGGTCGAGGACCTCGCGCAGCTGCTCGAGCGCCTCCGGCAGGAACCGCTGCTGATCGGCTCCGCGCTCGAGGACGGGTGGGTGCAGCACTGGCAGGACCTGGCCGCGAGGATCGAGCACCGCGTGCTGCCGCGGCTGGCGGAGCCGGACGCGCAGCGGGCGCGATCGGCGCCCTCCGGGCCGCGGCCGCGGCCCGGAGGGCGCCGATCGCGCTGGTGCACGGGGACCTGGGCGGGGAGGACGTGCGCGTCGACGCCACCGACGGCCACCTGTGCGGGGTGCTGGACTGGGACGGCTGCGGGCCCGGTGACCCCGCCGTCGACTTGGCCGCGCTCAGGACGAGCCTGCCCGCGCCGGTCTTCGCCCGGCTCGCGCGCCGGCTCGGGGCACGGGCGCGCGACCTGGCCCGGGCCGGCGCCTACGCCGCCACCTTCGCCCTCCAGGAGGCGCTGCTCGACGCCGAGCGGGACGACCCCGCACCCGCCTGA
- a CDS encoding cyclic nucleotide-binding domain-containing protein, whose protein sequence is MARRCRASGPPSRCSSSTSPPPAPRPSRPWPTRRGSASWPPRCSPRCSARRSCAWTPTARAGPARLATTDLLEHAAAIGLDVARFSRDLGSGRYARRVRHDAESARASGVTSTSTFFVDGRRHTGPHDADTLTAALLAGAQEGSGPEPSAGAAASPAPARDELAWGQLGALPDLPEDLPETPDRGGDHPRLTDDQLARPARAGARRRVARGDVLYRPGDPGYDFHVVLSGAVAVVGRPGGGGGEPVVRVHGARRFLGSLDLFGDRRVVRTAVVVRAGEVLRLTVEQLRAVFAQDAELRELVQRAFLVRHATGVELAADLRVIGRSGSPEVHRLHAWADAHGLTASVVDADGDADGDADGDVDGDVDGDQVLAELGVCEADLPVVLTRSGRVLHSPDDGELTRALAPGT, encoded by the coding sequence GTGGCGCGGCGCTGTCGGGCATCGGGTCCACCATCTCGTTGTTCATCGTCGACCTCGCCCCCTCCGGCTCCTCGACCCAGCAGGCCCTGGCCGACCAGGCGCGGGTCGGCATCCTGGCCGCCACGGTGCTCGCCACGGTGCTCGGCGCGGCGGTCCTGCGCCTGGACGCCCACCGCGCGGGCGGGGCCGGCGAGGCTGGCGACCACCGACCTGCTCGAGCACGCCGCGGCGATCGGTCTGGACGTCGCCCGCTTCTCCCGCGACCTCGGCTCCGGCCGGTACGCCCGGCGCGTGCGGCACGACGCGGAGTCCGCCCGGGCCAGCGGGGTCACCAGCACCTCGACCTTCTTCGTCGACGGGCGCCGGCACACCGGCCCGCACGACGCGGACACCCTCACGGCCGCGCTGCTCGCCGGCGCGCAGGAGGGCAGCGGCCCGGAACCGTCCGCAGGCGCGGCCGCGAGCCCCGCGCCGGCCCGGGACGAGCTGGCCTGGGGCCAGCTCGGGGCGCTGCCGGACCTGCCCGAGGACCTGCCGGAGACCCCGGACCGCGGCGGTGACCACCCGCGGCTGACCGACGACCAGCTGGCCCGGCCGGCGCGCGCCGGCGCCCGCCGGCGGGTCGCCCGCGGCGACGTGCTGTACCGGCCCGGCGACCCCGGCTACGACTTCCACGTCGTCCTGTCCGGCGCCGTCGCGGTCGTCGGCCGCCCCGGAGGCGGAGGGGGCGAGCCGGTCGTCCGGGTGCACGGGGCGCGCCGCTTCCTCGGGTCCCTCGACCTGTTCGGCGACCGACGCGTGGTGCGTACCGCGGTGGTCGTCCGCGCCGGTGAGGTGCTGCGCCTGACCGTCGAGCAGCTGCGCGCGGTCTTCGCCCAGGACGCCGAGCTGCGGGAGCTGGTGCAGCGGGCCTTCCTCGTGCGCCACGCCACCGGGGTGGAGCTGGCCGCCGACCTGCGCGTCATCGGGCGCTCCGGCAGCCCGGAGGTGCACCGGCTGCACGCGTGGGCCGACGCGCACGGCCTGACGGCCTCGGTCGTCGACGCGGACGGCGACGCGGACGGCGACGCGGACGGCGACGTGGACGGCGACGTGGACGGCGACCAGGTCCTGGCCGAGCTCGGCGTCTGCGAGGCCGACCTGCCCGTCGTCCTCACGCGGTCGGGCCGGGTGCTGCACTCCCCCGACGACGGCGAGCTGACCCGGGCCCTGGCGCCGGGGACCTGA
- a CDS encoding DUF4394 domain-containing protein, translating to MRRTARTTTAVTTALLAVAVLAPATASADGQRTSSYSTGSYSTGSYGGGGYGDSSGYGLAAVGLSDGGKGLVAFTTTDPGSAQRIGDVKGLQGDTRLVGIDYRVQNGKLYGVGERGGIYLLGDRDAAARKVGQLSVALEGRNFGVDFNPAANALRITSDTGQNLRQPFAGGTADAPSPTAATVVDGRLTYDGAPATGISGSAYTNNDLSADTATTLYDLDTAMDQVALQVPANAGTLSATGRLRVDAGPDAGFDIYSTVRDGRTTAVEGWATLTVGGSSRLYAVDLPTGRATDRGGFRTPVTDLAIGLAQR from the coding sequence ATGCGCCGCACCGCCCGCACCACGACCGCCGTCACCACGGCCCTGCTCGCCGTCGCCGTCCTCGCTCCCGCGACCGCCTCCGCCGACGGCCAGCGCACCAGCAGCTACAGCACCGGCAGCTACAGCACCGGCAGCTACGGCGGCGGGGGGTACGGCGACAGCAGCGGGTACGGGCTCGCCGCCGTCGGCCTCAGCGACGGGGGCAAGGGCCTCGTCGCCTTCACGACCACCGACCCCGGCAGCGCCCAGCGGATCGGCGACGTCAAGGGCCTGCAGGGCGACACCCGCCTGGTGGGCATCGACTACCGGGTGCAGAACGGCAAGCTGTACGGCGTCGGGGAGCGGGGCGGCATCTACCTGCTCGGGGACCGGGACGCCGCCGCGAGGAAGGTCGGCCAGCTCAGCGTCGCCCTGGAGGGCAGGAACTTCGGCGTGGACTTCAACCCCGCCGCCAACGCCCTGCGCATCACCAGCGACACGGGGCAGAACCTGCGCCAGCCCTTCGCCGGCGGCACCGCCGACGCCCCGAGCCCGACCGCCGCCACCGTCGTGGACGGCCGGCTGACCTACGACGGCGCGCCGGCCACGGGCATCAGCGGCTCGGCCTACACCAACAACGACCTCAGCGCCGACACGGCGACCACCCTGTACGACCTCGACACGGCGATGGACCAGGTCGCCCTCCAGGTCCCGGCCAACGCCGGCACGCTGTCGGCGACCGGCAGGCTGCGCGTCGACGCCGGGCCGGACGCCGGGTTCGACATCTACAGCACCGTGCGGGACGGGCGCACCACCGCCGTCGAGGGCTGGGCGACCCTGACCGTCGGCGGCTCCAGCCGCCTGTACGCGGTGGACCTGCCCACCGGGCGGGCCACCGACCGCGGCGGCTTCCGCACCCCGGTCACCGACCTGGCGATCGGGCTCGCCCAGCGCTGA
- a CDS encoding RNA polymerase sigma factor has protein sequence MSFSIEEAYRDHGAELFRFAANALSDRADAEELVQEVFTRAWRSAAQFDPARASLRTWLFAIARNLALDVHRARGRRPQRAGEAPEDAGPAAAGPEEDVVGRLQVVEALARLSPEHRQVVVAVHLEGRTYAELAQQTGVAVATLRTRMYYGLRAMRSVLDEAGGEADG, from the coding sequence GTGTCGTTCAGCATCGAGGAGGCGTACCGGGACCACGGCGCGGAGCTGTTCCGGTTCGCGGCGAACGCCCTGAGCGACCGGGCCGACGCCGAGGAGCTGGTGCAGGAGGTCTTCACCCGCGCCTGGCGCTCCGCGGCGCAGTTCGACCCGGCGCGCGCGTCGCTGCGCACGTGGCTCTTCGCCATCGCCCGCAACCTGGCGCTCGACGTCCACCGCGCCCGCGGCCGCCGGCCGCAGCGGGCCGGCGAGGCGCCCGAGGACGCCGGCCCGGCGGCGGCCGGGCCCGAGGAGGACGTGGTGGGGCGCCTGCAGGTGGTCGAGGCCCTGGCGCGCCTGTCCCCGGAGCACCGCCAGGTGGTGGTCGCGGTGCACCTGGAGGGCCGCACGTACGCCGAGCTGGCGCAGCAGACCGGTGTGGCCGTGGCGACGCTGCGCACGCGGATGTACTACGGGCTGCGCGCGATGCGCTCGGTGCTCGACGAGGCGGGAGGGGAGGCTGATGGGTGA